The nucleotide sequence ATTGTTGACAATGACCATCTGCAGGACAACGGTCATTACGCAGGCGATATGTATTCTGAAGTGCATCGTTACGCCGCGGCAGCAGTTAGACTGGCGCAGCAGGAAAGTTTCGATGTTATTCACGCACACGACTGGATGACTTATTCGGCCGGTATCGCAGTGGCGGCAATCAGCGGCAAACCGCTGGTAATTCACGTTCACTCGACTGAATTCGACCGCAGCGGCGAACATGTGAATCAAATGATTTACAATCTTGAGCGGGCAGGTATGCACGCGGCGGACAGGATTATCGCTGTCAGCTATCTTACAAAAAATATTATTTTGTCACGCTACGGTGTAGCCGGCGACAAAGTTGAAGTTGTTTATAACGGTATCGAAAAGAACGGCAGCAGTTTTGGACTGGGCAAAATCGGAATCAGCAGAGATGAAAAAATCGTGCTGTTCCTCGGCAGAATCACAATGCAGAAAGGCCCGGAATATTTCCTCGGCGCAGCCAAGAAGGTTCTCGAAGTTATGGACAATGTCCGCTTCGTTATGGCAGGTTCCGGCGATATGATGAAACGAACAATCGAACTGGCAGCCCAACTCGGTATCGGCGGAAAAGTATTGTTCACAGGCTTTTTACGCGGTGAAGACGTCCGCAAAGTCTATGAAAGAGCCGACCTTTATGTTATGCCCAGCGTATCAGAGCCTTTCGGCATCGCACCGCTTGAGGCGCTCAATAACGATGTGCCGGTATTAATCAGCAAACAAAGCGGCGTTTCAGAAGTTCTGACGCACGTTTTGAAAGCGGATTTTTGGGACGTAAACGAAATCGCAAATAAAATCGTCGCGGTATTAAAATACCCGCCTCTGCAAATGACACTCAAAGAACATGGAAACTATGAGGTCAGGAAGTTGAAATGGGAAGACGCCGCTGAAAAATGCAAACAGGTATATTTACAGGTTATAGAACAAGCTGTCTGCGTTTAACCGAAAATAAAAAATAAAAATGTAAAATGAAAAATTAAGGAAGTCGTCCCGCAGGGACTCCAATTTTTTTATATTTTATATTTAATTTTGTTATCAAGGGATTGATATATATGCCATCAGTTTGCTTTTATTTTCAGGTACATCAGCCATTCAGGTTGAGGCACTATACCGTTTTCGATCACGACCACAGATATTTTGACGAATTCAAAAACAAATCCATTTGTCAAAAAGTCGCCAACAAATGCTATTTGCCCGCCAACAGAGTAATTCTCGATTTGATTAAACAGCACGAAGGCAGATTTCGCGTGGCATACAGTATCACCGGCATTTTGCTCGAACAACTGGCCGATTACGCGCCGGAAGTGATGAGCACATTCGATGCGCTGGCAAGAACCGGCTGTGTGGAATTTCTGGCCGAGACTTATTATCACAGCTTGAGCTTTTTATACTCGCGCGGCGAGTTCAGAGACCAGATTTTTAAGCATATTGATACAGTTGAAACGCTTTTTGGGCAAAGGCCGAGGGTTTTCCGCAATACCGAACTAATATATAGTAATGATTTAGCGGCCGAACTGGAGTCTATGGGTATTTTTGATGGCGTTATTACAGAAGGTGCTGACAAAATACTATGGGGCAGGAGTCCTAATTTTCTGTATAAGCCGCCGGGAGACGGCAAAATCAAGATTTTGCTCAAAAATTACGCATTGAGCGATGATATAGCTTTTCGATTCTCGAACCGAGGCTGGAATGAATGGCCTTTAAAAACGGAAAAATTCACAAATTGGGTAAATCAGATAAACGGCAACGGATACGTAGCCAATCTGTTTATGGATTATGAAACTTTCGGCGAACATCAATGGGAGGATACCGGCATATTCGATTTCCTTAGGTATTTGCCAGGCGAGGTATTAAAGCATCCGGATAATAATTTCAAAACGCCTTCAGAAGCGATTGCATCTTATCCGGCAACGGATACAATAGATGTGCCGACGCTGATAAGCTGGGCGGATACGGAACGAGATGTCTCGGCATGGCTGGGCAATGCGATGCAGTCGAACGCGCTGCACGAAATTTACCGTATGGAACAGAATATTAAAAAGGCAGGCGATGTTAAATTGCTTTCTGACTGGCGCAAGCTGCAGACGTCAGACCATTTTTATTATATGTGCACCAAGTGGTTTTCAGACGGCGATGTTCATAAATATTTTAATCCTTATGATTCACCTTATGACTCTTATATTAATTTTATGAACATCATTGGCAATCTCGAAAAGAGATGCGGCAAACATCCGAAAGTCCGCAAGAAAACCAGTGAGACCGAACAGGTAGTAATATAGTGATTCATATACCCTTAAGGGTAGTAAATTCCCGCGATTGGAAGAGTAAGGTAATATTTTAAAGCACTTACCCGCGGATTAACGGGAAAATTCAATAGTGATCAGTATATATAGGAGCTAAAAGAGTCGTGGCTGAACAAACTCTTCAAATATCAAAACCGCAACATGCGAATAAGACCGAGTACGAAAGGCTTGTGAACACCGAATGGCTGCTGACCAACAGGCGGGGCAGTTTCGCGTGCGGCAGTCTTTGCGGAACAAATACCCGTCGTTATCATGGTCTGCTTGTCGGCGCGATTAAGCCGGTCATCAACAGAACTGTTGCGCTGGCCAACTGTCTTGAAACAATAATCACAGAACGCGACAGGTTCAATCTAAATCATTTCGAGTTCGACCCGCCTTCAACGGATAAGCCTGCGGTATTACCGAAAGGTTTTAGTAAAGACGTTGGTGTGCATTTCAATTACTCGACGCCGCAGTTCGACCTTGTCAAAAGCATTTATCTGGCAGGCGATGCTGATATTGTCGCAATCGAATATAATTTTACATTAGTTCGTGAAAAATTCGAATTCAACGTCAGGCCGCTGGCCGCGATGAGAAGTTATCATCATCTCGGCAAGAGGAGTGAGCAATTCAGCTCTGAACTGCAAGAAGATTTTCTGATTGTAAAAAACAGTGATATGCCGGAAGTGCAGCTTCTGATGGCGACCGACGAAATGGCTTTCATCGAAGAAAAGCAATGGTGGCACAATTTCTTCTACCGCGTGGAAAAGAAACGCGGATTCGATTATGCGGAGGATTTGTGGTCGCCTGGCTATTTTAGAAGAACTATCGACGGCCCTGTAAGAATTGTGTTATGGTCCGGCTTCGGCAACAGCACGTTCAGTTCTAAAATGATAGGTCTGGATATCGATGTAATAATCGACGACCTGAAATTACAGCACAAGCAATTAGTAAGTAATCTCAAAGTAAAAGACGACACTATTCAACTGCTTGCATTGGCCGGCGACCAGTTCGTTATAGACAAGAAGGTTGAAAAACTTAAAACAAAATCGATAATCGCCGGCTTCCCATGGTTCGCCGATTGGGGCAGAGACGCGTTTATATCGCTCGAAGGTCTGCTGCTTTGCTGTGGTAGGTACGATGATGCCAACGCGGTACTGCTGAACTTTGCGTACAACGCCGACGAAGGTATGATTGCCAATTTCTTCGGCGACGACCAGACCGGCGCAAGCTATAATAGTATCGATGCGTCGCTATGGTTTATTCATGCGGCGTTCAAATATCTAAAAGCCAGCAACGACACAAGAGGTTTCAGTTCAAGACTGATGCCGGTCATTCGCTGGATTATAGATTCTTATCTGCAGGGCACGAAATTCGGAATCAAAGCCGACACCGACAGCTTAATCACCGGCGGTTCGCTCGATACTCAACTGACGTGGATGGACGCAAAGTGTAATGGTGAAGTAATGACGCCTCGCAACGGCAAGGCTGTGGAAATAAACGCGCTGTGGTACAACGCGGTTTGTAATTGTGCGGAATTTTATCGCGGCAAAGACGCGGTGCTGACCGAAAGATTTCAAAACCTGTCCGAAAGAATCTCTGACGGTTTCACCAGATGTTTCTGGTATCAGCATGGCCGATACCTTTACGATTGTGTAAACAACGATTACAAAGACACAAGCGTTCGGCCGAATCAGATTTTCGCGGTATCGCTTCCGTTCTCGCCTTTGGATATTGAAAAACAAAAAGCGGTCGTAGCGTGTGTCGAGGAAAATCTATTAACGCCTTACGGGCTGCGGACTCTTGCGCCGGGCGACGCTAAATATATCGGCACATATCGCGGCGGGCCAAGCGAGCGCGACAGGGCATATCATCAGGGCACAGTATGGCCGTGGCTCATCGGCGGATTTACCGAAGCGTACCTGAAAGTCAATAATCACAGTAAGCAGAGCAAAAAAATAAGCATCGACAGACTCCAACCTCTTCTTGAACATTTCGCAAACAGCGGATGCATAGGAAGCATAAGTGAAGTGTTTGACGGCGACGAGCCGCATCTTTGCGGAGGCGCTTTCGCACAGGCATGGAGCGTGGGCGAAGTTCTGCGTGCGTATATGATGGCACACACATAAAATAAATCAAAAATCAAAATGTAAAAATCAAAATTGCAGAACGGCCTGATGGCCGGGCTGTTTTTATTCTTCTTTTTCCACAGCGACGAGATTTATATATCCGTGTTTTACTCCGCGAAGGCTAATCATTTTTTCGCCAAGTGTATTAATGTCGCACGCCATTCCCCTGACCAAAAGAACCTCAAGACAGTTGTTCCTGTCTATATAGACGTGGATTGATGAGATTGTTTTGACCGGTTTGTCATGGCCGAGTTTTTTGAATACTGACGAAATGTGTGCAGTATGATGATCGTAAACGAGGTATATCGCGCCGATTGCGGGAGTTCTTTTGTGTTCGAGTTTTTCTTTCGACAGTTGTTCGCGGATCAAATCACGAATTGCTTCCGAACGATTTTTGTATCCCTTTTCCGTGATTTCCTTGTCGAAAAGCTTGAGCAAATCGCTTTCGAGCGAAACTCCAATGCGCTCTATGTCACTCATTTTTTTTCTCCCGTGTCCGTAACCGTTCCTGTCGTCCCTACAGGGGCAACACAAAAAATATAAATTAAAGGTTCATCTGTATTATTGATAATATTATGTTCTGTTTTCGGCGGAATATAGGCAAATTGTCCTGCTTCAACGGCGATAACTTTCTTTTCAATGACTGCCTGGCCTTTTCCGGACAGGAAAATCAGCATTTCTTCCTGACTACCGGTGTTGTGCAGGCCGCAATCAAAACCGGGGTTCAAAAAAACCCTGCCTGAATGTAAGCCCTTTGTTTTCGGCGGCTTAAGCAATGATTGATATTCAGTGCTGTTCGGCAGTTCCTGTACAATCGATTTCAACGTCATCAAGTTACCTCCTAAAAACTTTTAGTACATTCTACCTAAACTTAAAAATTTATCAAATTATTTGATACCCTTTATGGTCGTAAATTCCCGCAATTGTGATGTATCTCGTCGCTCGTGAAGCGTGAAGCGAAATACGAGATACGTTTCACGAGATGCGATTGTCCCCGCGGATTATCGGTAAAATTTAATGACAACCGACAAAAATTCCTTGACGCGGTAATACATTTTTCTTATTATTATGCGCGTTGGTAGTACGAATTTTAATTTTTTATGCGCAAAAAGGGAAAAGAAGATCATGAGAGAAGCAGGAAGAAGAAGATTCTTTAGTTTGGCAATTACTATGTTGTTATTTTCTACAGTTTGTTTGGCGGAGAGCAACTGGAATTTGCAGGAGCCAAATTCTACGGGCGGAGCAAAAAGCTCGTGGGTAACCAGTACGGAGAAAGTTGCTGTTGAGGGAACTATTTTGAACAGACCGGAATATATGCTGAATGGAACGCCGAATTATAATGAAATTACAGGTAATCCTGGCGGTCAATGGCAGATGTACATTCAGGGTGATGTTGCAGCAGACCACTCGGGCACTGCTTTGTGGATGGGGCAAAATTATCAAAATATGATATATGCCGGTGGTTATGGCAGATATACAAACGAAGAGTGGGCAGCTCTTGTTAACCAATTAAATCACGATCCAGTTACCGGCCACAGATTTATGCCAGGCGATAAGGTTCAAATAACAGGCCTTGCGAAGTTTTATGCCGGTAAAATCAATCTCGGCGAACGACATAGTACAGACCCTGATAATGACGTTGCGATTTCACTTGTCGAACTCGGCGCGGGTCTGCCGGAGCCGGAGGTTGTAGAATTAGATAAGGTTAAAAATTCAAGCG is from Planctomycetaceae bacterium and encodes:
- the nikR gene encoding nickel-responsive transcriptional regulator NikR yields the protein MSDIERIGVSLESDLLKLFDKEITEKGYKNRSEAIRDLIREQLSKEKLEHKRTPAIGAIYLVYDHHTAHISSVFKKLGHDKPVKTISSIHVYIDRNNCLEVLLVRGMACDINTLGEKMISLRGVKHGYINLVAVEKEE
- a CDS encoding glycoside hydrolase family 57 protein — its product is MPSVCFYFQVHQPFRLRHYTVFDHDHRYFDEFKNKSICQKVANKCYLPANRVILDLIKQHEGRFRVAYSITGILLEQLADYAPEVMSTFDALARTGCVEFLAETYYHSLSFLYSRGEFRDQIFKHIDTVETLFGQRPRVFRNTELIYSNDLAAELESMGIFDGVITEGADKILWGRSPNFLYKPPGDGKIKILLKNYALSDDIAFRFSNRGWNEWPLKTEKFTNWVNQINGNGYVANLFMDYETFGEHQWEDTGIFDFLRYLPGEVLKHPDNNFKTPSEAIASYPATDTIDVPTLISWADTERDVSAWLGNAMQSNALHEIYRMEQNIKKAGDVKLLSDWRKLQTSDHFYYMCTKWFSDGDVHKYFNPYDSPYDSYINFMNIIGNLEKRCGKHPKVRKKTSETEQVVI
- a CDS encoding cupin domain-containing protein gives rise to the protein MTLKSIVQELPNSTEYQSLLKPPKTKGLHSGRVFLNPGFDCGLHNTGSQEEMLIFLSGKGQAVIEKKVIAVEAGQFAYIPPKTEHNIINNTDEPLIYIFCVAPVGTTGTVTDTGEKK
- a CDS encoding amylo-alpha-1,6-glucosidase — translated: MAEQTLQISKPQHANKTEYERLVNTEWLLTNRRGSFACGSLCGTNTRRYHGLLVGAIKPVINRTVALANCLETIITERDRFNLNHFEFDPPSTDKPAVLPKGFSKDVGVHFNYSTPQFDLVKSIYLAGDADIVAIEYNFTLVREKFEFNVRPLAAMRSYHHLGKRSEQFSSELQEDFLIVKNSDMPEVQLLMATDEMAFIEEKQWWHNFFYRVEKKRGFDYAEDLWSPGYFRRTIDGPVRIVLWSGFGNSTFSSKMIGLDIDVIIDDLKLQHKQLVSNLKVKDDTIQLLALAGDQFVIDKKVEKLKTKSIIAGFPWFADWGRDAFISLEGLLLCCGRYDDANAVLLNFAYNADEGMIANFFGDDQTGASYNSIDASLWFIHAAFKYLKASNDTRGFSSRLMPVIRWIIDSYLQGTKFGIKADTDSLITGGSLDTQLTWMDAKCNGEVMTPRNGKAVEINALWYNAVCNCAEFYRGKDAVLTERFQNLSERISDGFTRCFWYQHGRYLYDCVNNDYKDTSVRPNQIFAVSLPFSPLDIEKQKAVVACVEENLLTPYGLRTLAPGDAKYIGTYRGGPSERDRAYHQGTVWPWLIGGFTEAYLKVNNHSKQSKKISIDRLQPLLEHFANSGCIGSISEVFDGDEPHLCGGAFAQAWSVGEVLRAYMMAHT
- a CDS encoding glycosyltransferase family 4 protein; this encodes MLGWEFPPFISGGLGTACYGLTKAMSKLGLEITFVLPRMVRAEGMSSHINLRTPADIKGGHLEWETEEIKNLRIKTIDSPLQPYDTPESYQSEIEEIIRTKKERMTGIVDNDHLQDNGHYAGDMYSEVHRYAAAAVRLAQQESFDVIHAHDWMTYSAGIAVAAISGKPLVIHVHSTEFDRSGEHVNQMIYNLERAGMHAADRIIAVSYLTKNIILSRYGVAGDKVEVVYNGIEKNGSSFGLGKIGISRDEKIVLFLGRITMQKGPEYFLGAAKKVLEVMDNVRFVMAGSGDMMKRTIELAAQLGIGGKVLFTGFLRGEDVRKVYERADLYVMPSVSEPFGIAPLEALNNDVPVLISKQSGVSEVLTHVLKADFWDVNEIANKIVAVLKYPPLQMTLKEHGNYEVRKLKWEDAAEKCKQVYLQVIEQAVCV